Proteins encoded together in one Thalassotalea crassostreae window:
- a CDS encoding SGNH/GDSL hydrolase family protein, with the protein MLKSTNISKQLKLLLSSMIVLAVVTSSPSNAAQQVNLNDDKIRFLGASYIYQQDNQVSFTRHSKKILALPNVQLGFNPIKAQTTSGIAINLATNSSEINFEFIIIEKENRGSEFALYENNKLVKTFKFQRKDKTLKLSYQSKNSKYKEYRLTLPSWSNVALQSISLDDNSKLLTIKSPRQAKYVAMGDSITHGVGQGSATHLTYPYIVSQHLDLELFNLAVGGGKTSIPTANMLAEFDEIELITLLIGYNDWNSPKADVKQYQQNLENMLEIIRSNHPETKIYCITPLFTKSKKAKHVSQPLDAYRQAVINVVSARIDAGDRNIEVIKGDSITSIDNLRQDSPKDPVHLGVAGAQMLADQLIQIIKSHN; encoded by the coding sequence ATGCTTAAATCAACCAATATATCAAAACAACTTAAGCTACTATTATCGTCGATGATAGTGCTTGCTGTTGTTACTTCAAGCCCGTCGAATGCAGCTCAACAAGTAAACCTAAATGATGATAAAATTCGATTTCTAGGTGCTAGCTACATTTATCAGCAAGACAACCAAGTAAGTTTTACTCGTCACAGCAAAAAAATCTTAGCTTTGCCTAATGTACAGCTTGGGTTTAACCCGATTAAAGCGCAAACAACATCGGGAATTGCAATTAATCTAGCGACCAACAGCTCAGAAATTAACTTCGAATTTATCATTATTGAGAAAGAAAATAGAGGCTCTGAATTCGCGCTTTACGAAAATAACAAACTAGTTAAAACGTTCAAGTTTCAACGTAAAGATAAAACCTTAAAGCTCAGTTATCAGAGCAAAAATTCAAAATATAAAGAGTACCGATTAACACTTCCAAGTTGGTCTAATGTAGCGTTGCAGTCGATTAGTTTAGACGACAATAGCAAATTATTGACAATCAAATCACCTCGCCAAGCAAAATATGTGGCAATGGGGGATTCAATTACTCACGGTGTTGGACAAGGCTCAGCAACGCACTTAACCTACCCTTACATTGTTTCTCAACATCTCGACTTAGAACTCTTTAATCTTGCTGTCGGTGGCGGAAAAACATCAATTCCTACCGCTAACATGCTGGCAGAATTTGATGAAATAGAGCTCATTACCTTGCTCATTGGTTATAACGATTGGAATTCACCAAAAGCCGATGTTAAACAATATCAGCAAAACCTAGAGAATATGTTAGAGATAATTCGTAGTAATCACCCTGAAACAAAAATTTACTGTATAACGCCACTGTTTACTAAATCAAAAAAAGCGAAACACGTAAGTCAGCCATTGGATGCATATCGTCAAGCGGTGATAAATGTAGTAAGCGCAAGAATAGACGCGGGCGATCGCAATATTGAAGTAATAAAAGGCGACTCGATCACCTCGATTGATAATTTAAGACAAGACAGTCCAAAAGATCCCGTGCATCTAGGTGTAGCAGGGGCACAAATGTTAGCCGACCAGTTAATTCAAATAATTAAATCGCATAATTGA